The following coding sequences are from one Brooklawnia cerclae window:
- the ftsH gene encoding ATP-dependent zinc metalloprotease FtsH — protein MSDPQPANQADTPSPGRTQSDDPRRPVRSEAPSGPPPLDAPKPWRTEGLPRDQKDDGPEGSGKRPRNLWRFWLVAGLLLLGLWALLSWQDSRNTPPTIPYTELIAQVDAGNVKEIYAKGDTIQGELINEAQLPDDGDDQTTEGTYTTFTTERPTFAQDDLLADLQAHGAVVRATPVVDQRGPIANLVSSLVLWGVLIGVSVWAFRRVAKGAGGLGSFGLQRNVKPIEKTKVRVNFSDVAGIDEVKEQVDEIVDFLKNPDKYRRVGARAPKGILLEGQPGTGKTLLARATAGEADVPFFSASASEFIEMIVGVGAQRVRQLFDEAKKVAPAIVFIDEIDAIGRARGSSRASGSNDEREQTLNQILTEMDGFDGTEGVVVMAATNRSDVLDPALTRPGRFDRVITVSAPDQVGREKILGVHTREIPMAPDVNLAALAKATPGSTGADLANLANEAALRAARRNDQVVYQADFTNALEQIQLGVARSVVIPDDEKRRTAYHEGGHALLGMLQKGADPVRKVSIIPRGQALGVTLSTPDTDRYGYDEEYLLGRIVGALGGMAAEGAVFGVVTTGAESDLRQATSIARQMVGKWGMSDKVGPMTVLFDDADPHQLGISDDTLSSVDAEVRRIITECQARAVSLLREHRAQLDAIADALLERETLDEDEVYAVAGITRSDQSQPLPEQASAS, from the coding sequence ATGTCCGATCCCCAGCCGGCGAATCAGGCCGACACGCCGTCCCCCGGGCGCACGCAGAGCGACGATCCCCGTCGTCCGGTGCGCTCCGAGGCGCCGTCCGGCCCGCCTCCCCTGGACGCCCCGAAGCCGTGGCGCACCGAGGGCCTGCCGCGCGACCAGAAGGACGACGGCCCGGAAGGCTCCGGCAAGCGTCCCCGCAACCTGTGGAGGTTCTGGCTCGTCGCCGGGCTGCTCCTGCTTGGCCTGTGGGCCCTGCTGAGCTGGCAGGATTCCCGGAACACCCCGCCGACGATCCCCTACACCGAGTTGATCGCGCAGGTGGACGCGGGCAACGTCAAGGAGATCTACGCGAAGGGCGACACGATCCAGGGTGAGCTGATCAACGAGGCGCAGTTGCCGGACGACGGTGACGACCAGACCACGGAGGGCACCTACACCACCTTCACGACCGAGCGTCCCACGTTCGCCCAGGACGACCTGCTGGCCGACCTGCAGGCCCACGGCGCGGTCGTCCGGGCGACACCGGTGGTGGATCAGCGGGGGCCGATCGCGAACCTGGTCTCGTCGCTGGTGCTGTGGGGTGTGCTCATCGGCGTGTCCGTCTGGGCGTTCCGCAGGGTCGCCAAGGGTGCAGGCGGGCTGGGCTCGTTCGGCCTGCAGCGAAACGTGAAGCCGATCGAGAAGACCAAGGTGCGCGTCAACTTCAGCGACGTCGCGGGCATCGACGAGGTGAAGGAGCAGGTCGACGAGATCGTCGACTTCCTGAAGAACCCGGACAAGTACCGTCGCGTCGGGGCTCGGGCACCCAAGGGCATCCTGCTCGAGGGCCAGCCGGGCACCGGAAAGACCCTGCTGGCGCGGGCCACGGCCGGCGAGGCCGACGTCCCCTTCTTCTCCGCGTCGGCGTCCGAGTTCATCGAGATGATCGTCGGCGTGGGCGCCCAGCGCGTCCGCCAACTGTTCGACGAGGCCAAGAAGGTGGCCCCGGCGATCGTCTTTATCGACGAGATCGATGCCATCGGCCGTGCCCGCGGATCGTCCCGGGCCAGCGGCAGCAACGACGAGCGTGAGCAGACGCTCAACCAGATCCTCACCGAGATGGACGGCTTCGACGGTACCGAGGGCGTCGTCGTGATGGCCGCGACCAACCGTTCCGACGTGCTCGACCCGGCGCTGACGCGTCCCGGGCGGTTCGACCGCGTCATCACCGTGAGCGCGCCCGACCAGGTCGGACGCGAGAAGATCCTGGGTGTCCACACTCGTGAGATCCCCATGGCCCCCGACGTCAACCTCGCGGCGCTGGCCAAGGCGACACCGGGATCGACCGGCGCCGACCTGGCGAACCTCGCGAACGAGGCCGCTCTGCGGGCGGCCCGCCGCAACGACCAGGTCGTCTACCAGGCGGACTTCACCAACGCCCTGGAGCAGATCCAGCTCGGTGTGGCCCGCTCCGTGGTGATCCCGGACGACGAGAAGCGTCGCACCGCGTACCACGAGGGTGGGCACGCGCTGCTCGGCATGCTCCAGAAGGGCGCCGACCCCGTGCGCAAGGTGTCGATCATCCCGCGCGGGCAGGCTCTCGGCGTCACTCTGTCGACCCCCGACACCGACCGCTACGGCTATGACGAGGAGTACCTGCTGGGACGCATCGTCGGCGCGCTGGGCGGCATGGCCGCCGAGGGCGCGGTGTTCGGTGTGGTCACCACAGGCGCGGAGTCCGATCTGCGGCAGGCTACCTCGATCGCCCGCCAGATGGTCGGAAAGTGGGGCATGTCCGACAAGGTCGGGCCGATGACCGTGCTCTTCGACGATGCCGACCCGCATCAACTCGGTATCTCGGACGACACCTTGTCGTCCGTGGACGCCGAAGTGCGCCGGATCATCACCGAGTGCCAGGCACGGGCCGTGAGCCTGCTGCGCGAGCACCGAGCCCAGCTCGACGCGATCGCCGATGCCCTGCTGGAGCGGGAGACCCTGGACGAGGACGAGGTTTACGCGGTCGCCGGGATCACTCGCTCCGACCAGAGCCAGCCACTCCCCGAGCAGGCGTCGGCGTCGTAA
- the dhaL gene encoding dihydroxyacetone kinase subunit DhaL: MGTLMRPLDAFAVADWLRAFAADVAANEALLTDLDRQIGDADHGANMNRGMRAVAALDPAEFPDARAFTKKAAMTLVSTVGGASGPLYGTLLLRLAAALPPDGPIDRDAWSVALRAAVDGVRQRGRAEPGDKTMVDALQPASEAFDAAQDDPWGAAARAADAGREATTPLVAHKGRASYLGERSAGHADPGATSAAMLIRAAAGTLS, encoded by the coding sequence GTGGGGACGCTGATGAGGCCGCTGGACGCCTTCGCCGTCGCCGATTGGCTGCGGGCCTTCGCAGCCGACGTCGCTGCCAACGAGGCATTGTTGACCGACCTCGACCGGCAGATCGGCGACGCGGACCATGGCGCGAACATGAACCGTGGAATGCGGGCCGTCGCGGCGCTCGACCCGGCCGAGTTCCCCGATGCGAGGGCCTTCACCAAGAAGGCGGCCATGACGCTGGTCAGCACGGTCGGTGGCGCCTCCGGCCCGCTCTACGGCACCCTCCTGCTCCGGTTGGCGGCGGCGCTGCCCCCGGACGGCCCGATCGATCGTGACGCCTGGTCGGTCGCTTTGCGGGCCGCCGTGGACGGCGTCCGCCAGCGGGGCAGGGCCGAGCCAGGCGACAAGACGATGGTGGACGCGCTGCAGCCCGCGTCGGAGGCGTTCGACGCCGCCCAGGACGATCCCTGGGGCGCGGCCGCGAGGGCCGCGGACGCGGGCCGTGAGGCGACGACCCCGCTGGTGGCGCACAAGGGGCGGGCGTCGTATCTCGGTGAGCGCAGCGCCGGGCATGCCGATCCCGGGGCGACGAGTGCCGCCATGCTCATCCGTGCGGCGGCAGGTACCCTGTCGTGA
- the dhaK gene encoding dihydroxyacetone kinase subunit DhaK — protein MKKLINDPDRVVSDALRGIEAAHPGTLRVDHGNRVVVRADAPVTGKVGVVSGGGSGHEPLHSGFVGRGMLDAACCGEVFTSPTPDQILAADHAVDAGSGILHIVKNYTGDVMNFEMAAELAGAEGIEVASVVTADDVAVADSLFTAGRRGVGVTLVVEKIAGAAAEQGRDLTAVTELARRVADGGRSMGLALTSCTVPAAGKPTFDLADDEIELGIGIHGEPGRERQRIAPAHELAGRLLEPVLADLDFTGAPVIALCNGMGGTPLLELYGMYAEMFERLTSAGIRVVRSLVGNYVTSLEMAGCSITLVRADDEIIRLWDAPVNTPGLRWGR, from the coding sequence ATGAAGAAGCTCATCAACGACCCGGACAGGGTTGTCTCGGATGCGCTGCGTGGCATTGAGGCCGCGCACCCCGGGACACTGCGGGTCGATCACGGGAATCGGGTGGTGGTGCGCGCGGACGCGCCCGTCACGGGAAAGGTCGGAGTCGTCTCCGGTGGCGGGTCGGGCCATGAGCCGCTGCACAGCGGCTTCGTCGGTAGGGGGATGCTGGACGCCGCCTGCTGCGGGGAGGTGTTCACCTCACCGACTCCCGACCAGATACTCGCCGCCGATCACGCGGTCGACGCCGGGTCCGGGATCCTGCACATCGTCAAGAACTACACCGGCGACGTCATGAACTTCGAGATGGCCGCCGAACTCGCCGGTGCGGAGGGCATCGAGGTCGCCAGCGTCGTCACGGCCGACGACGTCGCGGTCGCCGACTCCCTGTTCACCGCCGGGCGCCGGGGAGTCGGTGTGACCCTGGTCGTGGAGAAGATCGCGGGGGCGGCCGCCGAACAGGGACGCGACCTGACCGCGGTCACGGAACTCGCCCGCCGGGTGGCCGACGGCGGTCGCTCGATGGGACTCGCTCTGACGTCGTGCACCGTGCCCGCCGCGGGCAAGCCCACCTTCGATCTGGCGGACGACGAGATCGAGCTGGGCATCGGGATCCATGGTGAGCCGGGACGCGAGCGCCAGCGGATCGCCCCCGCTCACGAACTGGCGGGCAGGCTGCTCGAACCGGTCCTGGCGGATCTCGACTTCACCGGGGCGCCTGTCATCGCCCTGTGCAACGGCATGGGCGGCACGCCACTGCTCGAGTTGTACGGCATGTACGCCGAGATGTTCGAGCGGCTGACGAGCGCGGGAATCCGTGTGGTGCGCAGCCTCGTGGGTAACTACGTGACCTCGCTGGAGATGGCCGGCTGCTCCATCACCCTGGTGCGGGCCGACGACGAGATCATCCGCCTGTGGGATGCGCCGGTGAACACGCCGGGCCTCCGGTGGGGACGCTGA